In a genomic window of Maridesulfovibrio ferrireducens:
- a CDS encoding UPF0489 family protein, translating to MGEWIVDFQGRNHSTAIKLNFLWKDRNVFIMDNHRAALWCWLSSIKDHPDVGLFHVDRHYDALFSAKDYVHFPHDDFNSLSIDEYLSCGYDNDFFAVTPLFRWDNYLGLFIEKYRNQVREWAFATHGKGAAPKDIRFAAYEPWEFPAGLYELKGKWIFNLDLDYFFGRMSSGQMEKLFTDVYIRDFAKALRAGLDSGVIVALTVSLSPECAGGWEGTEEVLKLITEGLEIDFSLPASSDLEHSI from the coding sequence ATGGGCGAGTGGATAGTAGATTTTCAGGGGCGTAATCATTCAACCGCAATAAAGCTTAATTTTTTGTGGAAAGATCGTAATGTTTTTATAATGGATAACCACCGGGCTGCGCTTTGGTGCTGGCTTTCCAGTATAAAAGACCATCCTGATGTTGGCTTGTTTCATGTTGATAGACATTATGACGCTTTATTTTCTGCTAAAGATTATGTTCATTTTCCTCACGACGATTTCAATTCACTTAGCATCGATGAATATCTTTCCTGTGGTTATGACAATGATTTTTTTGCGGTAACTCCGCTTTTCAGGTGGGATAACTATTTGGGTTTATTCATTGAAAAATATCGTAATCAAGTTAGGGAGTGGGCTTTTGCCACGCATGGAAAAGGTGCCGCTCCAAAAGATATCCGTTTCGCAGCATATGAACCTTGGGAGTTTCCTGCGGGGCTTTATGAACTGAAGGGAAAATGGATTTTCAATCTTGATCTTGATTATTTTTTCGGAAGAATGAGCAGCGGTCAGATGGAAAAGTTATTTACTGATGTGTATATTCGGGATTTCGCAAAAGCTTTACGTGCCGGCCTTGATTCCGGTGTAATTGTGGCCTTGACGGTGAGTTTAAGCCCTGAATGCGCTGGAGGATGGGAAGGAACAGAAGAAGTCCTTAAGCTGATAACCGAAGGACTTGAAATTGATTTCAGCCTGCCTGCATCTTCTGATCTCGAACATTCAATATGA
- a CDS encoding endonuclease/exonuclease/phosphatase family protein: MNSVYTFFKPLALILLILLCVVIFWFIFKWFNDPEYKIEQIQEGFVLNLNDRAEKMNLKNNSLTVISYNLGFAAGPMQNTLADDHSESFYSRNLDDFISMVKAKDADILLLQEVDLNSKRSGYVNQLDYIMTRLGWSYAAPVVDWDFYFPLRKEHKIVKATVVISKFPIISNEYTLTSGKPNFKNKLINIFYYPLLWKSTMQQVKVMVGELSISLYNVHLCVWNRDARIGQIKYLSEWIKKDQDSDGFIVGGDFNFQAYIRGTPIPVDDISQPPIFNVLWNELPGIRELLIDKSSDAEMIHKHFTFPERKHRYDFLFYSDKFNSAECEIVHDLQSSDHLPLVGVFKIFQQ, translated from the coding sequence ATGAATTCAGTCTATACTTTTTTTAAACCCTTGGCATTGATTTTATTAATTTTACTGTGCGTGGTCATTTTTTGGTTTATTTTTAAGTGGTTTAACGATCCTGAATATAAAATCGAACAGATTCAGGAAGGTTTTGTTCTGAATTTAAATGATAGAGCTGAAAAAATGAATTTGAAAAATAATTCATTAACGGTAATCAGCTACAATTTGGGTTTTGCTGCCGGACCGATGCAGAACACTTTAGCCGATGATCACTCCGAGTCTTTTTATTCTCGAAACCTTGATGACTTTATCAGTATGGTCAAAGCAAAAGATGCAGATATTCTTCTATTGCAAGAAGTTGACTTAAACTCAAAACGTTCAGGGTATGTCAATCAGCTGGATTATATAATGACCAGACTGGGATGGAGTTATGCTGCCCCGGTTGTGGACTGGGATTTTTATTTTCCACTTCGTAAGGAACATAAAATAGTTAAAGCAACAGTTGTTATTTCTAAATTTCCTATAATTTCTAATGAGTATACCCTTACTTCAGGCAAACCCAATTTTAAGAACAAATTAATAAATATTTTTTATTATCCGTTGTTGTGGAAGTCTACTATGCAGCAAGTGAAAGTTATGGTTGGAGAGCTCTCAATATCACTTTATAATGTACACCTCTGTGTATGGAATAGAGATGCCAGAATAGGGCAGATAAAATATTTGTCAGAATGGATAAAGAAAGATCAGGATTCTGACGGGTTTATTGTCGGAGGCGATTTTAACTTTCAGGCTTATATAAGAGGAACACCCATACCGGTCGATGATATATCTCAACCACCGATTTTTAATGTTCTCTGGAATGAATTGCCGGGAATTAGAGAACTGTTGATTGACAAAAGTTCAGACGCAGAGATGATTCATAAACATTTTACATTTCCAGAAAGAAAACATCGGTATGATTTTTTGTTTTACTCGGATAAATTCAACAGTGCAGAATGCGAAATTGTGCATGATTTGCAGTCTTCAGATCATCTTCCCCTTGTAGGTGTTTTTAAAATATTTCAACAGTAG
- a CDS encoding LexA family transcriptional regulator, which yields MQTKDFDSFFERLREQTDISTQAQLARELGVGRAAVSLVKKKGAVPPRWILDLSVRYNIDSTWLESGLGLPHSEESAEAFAEDFTRVPKVAARLSAGGGSFETGGEIEGYYAFHKNWISSKGNPANMVLMEVYGNSMEPELKAGDIVLLDQSKQSILAGGIYAIGVEDTVMVKRVEKRPGQVVLHSDNTDYSPIFLGGDELENVRVLGQVVWASREYQ from the coding sequence ATGCAAACCAAAGATTTTGATTCATTTTTTGAGAGGCTGCGGGAGCAGACAGATATTTCAACTCAGGCTCAGTTGGCTCGCGAACTCGGAGTCGGGCGGGCTGCGGTGTCCCTGGTTAAAAAGAAAGGAGCCGTCCCTCCTCGTTGGATATTGGATTTGTCGGTGCGCTATAATATAGATTCAACATGGCTTGAATCAGGTCTCGGCTTGCCTCATTCTGAAGAAAGCGCAGAAGCTTTTGCGGAAGATTTTACGAGAGTTCCGAAAGTTGCGGCCCGGTTGTCGGCCGGCGGCGGATCTTTTGAGACAGGTGGAGAAATTGAAGGTTATTACGCATTTCATAAAAACTGGATAAGCTCTAAGGGTAACCCCGCTAACATGGTTTTGATGGAAGTGTACGGAAACAGCATGGAGCCCGAACTTAAAGCGGGAGATATCGTGCTGCTTGATCAATCCAAGCAGAGCATTCTAGCGGGTGGTATTTATGCCATCGGCGTTGAAGATACTGTAATGGTGAAGCGGGTTGAAAAGCGCCCGGGACAGGTTGTTCTTCATAGTGATAACACCGATTATTCGCCTATTTTCCTCGGCGGAGATGAGCTTGAAAATGTAAGAGTACTCGGTCAGGTTGTTTGGGCTTCACGCGAATATCAGTAA
- a CDS encoding Bax inhibitor-1/YccA family protein has product MSRFGSAGAVRSKPEILNAFMRGVYNWMSLGLLMTAAVAWLTASTPAVLNLVFAQNAATGAYGPTMLFWVALVGEIGLVFYLSARISSLSASAATGLFMAYSGLNGLTLSVLLLAYTASSIFQTFLVTAGMFAALSLYGLTTKKDLTGMGSFMFMGLIGIIIASVVNMFMQSSAMDFVISVIGVIVFAGLTAYDSQKLKVMGESVPSGDETALRRGTIMGALTLYLDFINLFLFLLRFMGTARD; this is encoded by the coding sequence ATGAGTAGATTTGGTTCTGCCGGTGCAGTGAGATCTAAACCGGAAATCCTTAATGCTTTCATGCGTGGGGTTTATAACTGGATGAGTCTGGGGCTTTTGATGACAGCCGCTGTTGCATGGCTTACCGCGTCAACTCCAGCTGTTCTCAATCTGGTTTTTGCTCAGAATGCTGCGACCGGAGCATATGGACCGACCATGTTGTTCTGGGTTGCTCTTGTTGGCGAAATCGGGCTTGTTTTTTATTTGAGTGCCCGCATCAGCAGTCTTTCCGCCAGCGCGGCAACGGGTCTTTTTATGGCCTACAGCGGACTTAACGGTCTGACTTTGTCTGTGCTTTTGCTCGCTTATACAGCTTCTTCCATTTTCCAGACATTCTTGGTTACCGCCGGTATGTTTGCGGCTTTGAGTCTTTATGGTTTGACTACCAAAAAAGACCTTACCGGAATGGGTTCCTTTATGTTCATGGGGCTTATCGGGATTATTATCGCTTCTGTCGTGAACATGTTCATGCAGAGTTCTGCTATGGATTTTGTAATTTCTGTTATCGGAGTAATCGTGTTCGCAGGACTTACTGCTTACGATTCTCAGAAACTTAAAGTTATGGGTGAATCCGTTCCTTCTGGTGACGAAACAGCCCTTAGACGTGGAACAATCATGGGCGCTTTGACGCTCTATCTTGATTTTATCAACTTGTTCCTTTTCCTCTTAAGATTCATGGGGACTGCTCGCGATTAG
- a CDS encoding oligopeptide:H+ symporter, with amino-acid sequence MSESSVSPFKHPKPFYLLFSVEMWERFGYYGMQALLVLFMVTKLGFSDDLADTTFSAFAALVYAFICLGGYVGDKILGNRRTMFFGAVVLAVGYGLLGIDCDRFLYPALGIIIAGNGLFKANPSALVSKLYEKGDSRVDGAFTLYYMAINIGSFAAMSLCPVIQKMYGWNAGFLVCFIGMGIAIGNYIIFRSILDPIGSEADFKPLSVRNLGLTLLGTIFVAFISALLLKHLVVAHELLYVAVLVVAGLFIREIYRAEPHERSNLIICLILMVEAVVFFALYQQMPTSLNLFAARNVHLSIFGIPVQAASFQALNPFWIMVISPFLAMLYTKLDKSGKDLSLPGKFALGMIMCCASFLTLALVARYRADAAGYVSGNWLVLSYCFQSIGELLVSGLGLAMVSRLTPERSMGFMMGAWFMFQSVAMVLGGYIATLASVPNGGIHATKSLVIYGDLFMRIGLVTGAIALVMTLFVPVLKKYIRE; translated from the coding sequence ATGTCTGAAAGTTCTGTGAGCCCGTTTAAGCACCCTAAGCCTTTTTATTTGCTGTTCTCAGTCGAAATGTGGGAAAGGTTCGGTTACTATGGAATGCAGGCCCTTTTGGTTCTGTTTATGGTAACTAAACTGGGGTTCAGCGATGATCTGGCTGACACTACTTTCAGTGCCTTTGCGGCGCTTGTTTATGCCTTTATTTGTCTCGGCGGATATGTCGGTGATAAAATTCTGGGAAACAGGCGGACCATGTTTTTCGGTGCGGTTGTTCTGGCGGTTGGTTACGGACTTCTCGGAATTGATTGCGATAGATTTTTATATCCAGCCCTCGGTATAATTATTGCTGGGAACGGTCTTTTCAAGGCGAATCCTTCCGCTCTGGTTTCCAAACTTTACGAGAAAGGCGACTCCCGTGTAGACGGCGCGTTTACCCTTTATTACATGGCGATAAATATCGGCTCATTCGCTGCTATGTCCCTTTGTCCGGTTATACAGAAAATGTATGGCTGGAATGCCGGATTTCTTGTTTGCTTCATCGGTATGGGGATAGCGATAGGCAATTATATAATATTTAGAAGCATACTTGATCCCATCGGCTCGGAAGCAGATTTTAAACCTCTGAGTGTGCGGAATCTCGGTTTGACATTGCTGGGCACTATTTTTGTTGCTTTTATTTCCGCTCTGCTGTTGAAACATTTAGTTGTAGCCCATGAATTGCTTTATGTTGCGGTATTAGTCGTTGCCGGACTTTTTATCCGCGAAATTTACAGAGCGGAGCCGCATGAACGTTCTAATTTAATTATCTGCTTGATCTTGATGGTTGAGGCTGTCGTTTTTTTTGCTCTGTATCAACAGATGCCGACTTCTCTTAATCTTTTTGCCGCAAGAAATGTTCATCTTTCAATTTTCGGAATTCCGGTACAGGCGGCTTCTTTTCAGGCGTTAAATCCGTTTTGGATAATGGTCATAAGTCCTTTTCTTGCAATGCTTTATACAAAACTTGATAAGTCCGGAAAGGACCTTTCTCTGCCCGGTAAGTTTGCGCTCGGAATGATTATGTGTTGTGCATCTTTTCTGACCTTGGCGCTGGTTGCCCGCTACAGGGCGGATGCCGCAGGATATGTATCCGGTAACTGGCTGGTTTTAAGTTATTGTTTTCAGAGCATAGGTGAACTTCTGGTCAGCGGGCTCGGGTTGGCAATGGTTTCACGCCTCACTCCTGAGCGTTCAATGGGTTTTATGATGGGGGCATGGTTCATGTTTCAATCAGTCGCGATGGTCCTCGGAGGGTATATTGCAACGCTGGCAAGTGTTCCTAATGGTGGCATTCATGCTACCAAATCTCTTGTTATTTATGGCGATTTATTTATGCGTATCGGACTTGTTACCGGTGCGATAGCTCTTGTTATGACGCTTTTTGTTCCGGTGTTGAAAAAATATATTCGGGAGTGA
- the rnr gene encoding ribonuclease R yields MGKKKHSKNPGVIKPYEVVKILRKSEKPLSGGEIQKRLGLTKRHRKFVKELLVSQVAEGKIVKAGSAYGLLEKMNMITGKLQVQRSGAAFVLPDEKGRKDIFVRPRSMNEAWHGDRVSVAILSANSGGKNPEGRVLSVLERGKQVFPVRVARATGATALLCNPTDPKLNFGIVVEPKEAVKSPSLASGKLEKSVLNKAGVDSTVASSKEQSFDYSKVSRGDILLVAPGERIHANLWKGKILKYLGREDDVLVQEAIVKANNGVPTEFPEKALEEAASLPDRPSEEDFESREDMREIQFVTIDGATAKDFDDAIHVETIAKGYRLRVAIADVSHYVAMNSPMDREAGKRANSYYFPKSVEPMFPEALSNGLCSLNPNVERLAMNATIEFDKTGVPLSSKFASVVIRSHARLTYNQVYKAIIQGDEEERAKISEVVPMLEVAEKLALQINARRKERGSLDFDLPEPEILFNLQGETVDICPRVRNFAHQMIEEFMIAANEAVAEFLTAREMPCLYRVHPGPDPQKLTNFFKVLKKMGIASDIPDPITPQSLQKVLQSADGADQEFLVSRMLIRSMKQAKYEPGNEGHFGLASDCYCHFTSPIRRYADLAVHRSLKVALGDQHQPMHAQKQLTGLGSHLSARERVAMEAEREILKRLTIIFLKDKVGEQFTGIISSMAEFGFWVEFQEVMAEGMIRLASLSDDYYTFWADRQMIVGERSGKAFRLGQKVIVKLDSVSLELLEANLSIVEGGEDFKKYV; encoded by the coding sequence ATGGGTAAAAAGAAACATTCCAAGAATCCCGGCGTAATTAAGCCGTATGAAGTCGTTAAAATTTTACGCAAAAGCGAGAAACCCCTTTCAGGTGGTGAAATTCAGAAAAGGCTGGGATTGACAAAACGTCATCGTAAGTTTGTGAAAGAATTGCTTGTTTCGCAGGTTGCAGAAGGAAAAATCGTCAAGGCTGGAAGTGCTTACGGCCTCCTTGAAAAAATGAATATGATTACCGGAAAGCTTCAGGTTCAGAGGTCCGGTGCGGCTTTTGTTCTGCCGGATGAAAAAGGGCGCAAAGATATTTTCGTTCGCCCTAGATCGATGAATGAAGCATGGCACGGAGATAGAGTTTCGGTTGCAATTTTAAGCGCCAACAGTGGTGGTAAAAATCCCGAAGGGCGTGTTCTAAGTGTGCTTGAAAGAGGGAAACAGGTTTTCCCTGTAAGAGTCGCGCGTGCGACCGGAGCAACAGCATTGCTTTGTAATCCCACAGATCCAAAGCTTAATTTCGGGATAGTGGTTGAACCGAAGGAAGCTGTAAAAAGTCCATCATTAGCGAGCGGAAAGTTGGAAAAATCCGTTCTTAATAAAGCAGGTGTTGACTCAACTGTAGCTTCATCAAAGGAACAGTCTTTTGATTATTCAAAGGTTTCCCGCGGAGATATTTTACTTGTTGCTCCCGGTGAACGAATTCATGCAAATTTGTGGAAAGGTAAAATTCTCAAATATCTTGGACGTGAAGATGATGTTCTTGTGCAGGAAGCTATAGTTAAGGCTAATAATGGAGTTCCTACCGAATTTCCTGAAAAAGCGTTGGAAGAGGCTGCTTCTCTACCGGATCGTCCGAGCGAAGAAGATTTCGAATCCCGCGAAGACATGCGCGAGATTCAGTTTGTCACTATTGACGGCGCGACCGCAAAAGACTTTGACGATGCTATTCATGTTGAAACGATAGCAAAAGGTTATAGACTTAGAGTCGCGATTGCGGACGTAAGCCATTACGTTGCAATGAATTCTCCGATGGACCGTGAAGCTGGCAAACGCGCTAATTCGTATTATTTCCCTAAATCTGTCGAACCTATGTTCCCGGAAGCTCTCAGTAACGGGCTTTGCAGTCTTAATCCGAATGTTGAACGGCTTGCGATGAATGCAACAATTGAGTTTGATAAAACAGGTGTTCCGCTATCTTCGAAATTTGCTTCGGTGGTAATTCGTAGCCACGCACGGTTGACCTACAATCAGGTCTACAAAGCAATTATTCAGGGAGATGAAGAGGAGCGCGCTAAGATTTCTGAAGTTGTTCCTATGCTGGAAGTTGCGGAAAAGTTGGCCCTTCAAATCAATGCAAGAAGGAAGGAACGGGGCAGTCTTGATTTCGACCTGCCAGAGCCGGAAATTCTTTTTAATTTGCAGGGTGAAACTGTCGATATCTGCCCGAGAGTCCGCAACTTTGCACATCAGATGATTGAAGAGTTTATGATCGCAGCCAACGAAGCTGTGGCTGAATTTTTGACTGCGCGTGAAATGCCTTGCCTGTATCGCGTGCATCCCGGTCCTGATCCTCAGAAGTTGACCAATTTCTTTAAGGTATTGAAGAAAATGGGTATCGCCAGCGATATCCCTGATCCTATAACTCCACAATCTTTGCAGAAGGTTCTTCAGAGCGCAGATGGAGCTGATCAGGAATTTCTGGTGAGCAGAATGCTGATAAGGTCCATGAAGCAGGCTAAGTACGAACCTGGCAATGAAGGTCATTTCGGGCTGGCTTCAGATTGTTACTGTCATTTCACTTCGCCGATCAGACGTTATGCCGACCTTGCCGTGCACAGATCTTTGAAGGTTGCCCTCGGTGATCAGCATCAGCCGATGCATGCTCAAAAGCAACTGACAGGCCTTGGGTCACATCTGAGCGCACGTGAACGTGTTGCAATGGAAGCTGAGCGTGAAATACTTAAGCGTTTGACCATTATTTTTCTTAAAGATAAAGTCGGAGAACAATTTACCGGTATTATTTCATCTATGGCTGAGTTCGGATTCTGGGTAGAATTTCAAGAAGTCATGGCAGAAGGTATGATCAGACTGGCTAGTCTAAGTGATGACTATTATACTTTCTGGGCTGACCGCCAGATGATTGTGGGTGAACGCTCGGGTAAGGCCTTTAGATTGGGACAGAAAGTTATTGTGAAGCTTGACTCTGTGAGTCTTGAGTTGCTTGAAGCCAACTTATCGATAGTGGAAGGCGGCGAAGATTTTAAAAAATATGTTTAG
- a CDS encoding ABC transporter substrate-binding protein: MDKMFLFCLKVGIGFLCMCSGALAADIGIKKVFIVSSYAQDNICGLPQSQGVLEALSLAGYKADKNIKIYTYAMDTKKVNNTPELIEAQAEIVLSKIKDIHPDVLVVLDDNAFRAVALKLVDSDISIVFSGLNGQPEDYNSIAKWMNSREKPGHNITGVYEKLHFVDAFKVQKKIIPDLTRALIISDNSPTGTAVLKQIERELAEEPIDIIFDIEIASSWENYEDIILKGCSDPAIGTIYPAATLLKDKNNVTHSTSEIISWTIKNCRKPGLQVNYAFVQLGMLGGAGVDFISMGRQAGRMVVLILNGERAGELPVEDAKRYALVFNLKRAEELGITIPNDVLMASDAIYR; encoded by the coding sequence ATGGATAAAATGTTCCTTTTCTGTCTGAAGGTGGGTATCGGTTTTCTTTGTATGTGTTCCGGTGCTTTGGCTGCGGACATCGGAATCAAGAAAGTGTTTATCGTCAGCAGCTATGCTCAAGATAATATTTGCGGACTTCCTCAGTCTCAGGGCGTTCTTGAAGCTCTATCTTTGGCAGGGTATAAAGCTGATAAGAACATTAAAATCTATACGTATGCTATGGATACCAAAAAAGTTAATAATACTCCTGAGTTGATTGAGGCTCAGGCTGAAATAGTTTTATCAAAAATTAAAGATATTCATCCCGATGTTCTAGTTGTTTTGGATGATAATGCCTTCCGGGCCGTTGCTCTTAAACTTGTGGACTCCGATATATCAATTGTTTTTTCAGGACTCAACGGGCAGCCTGAAGATTATAATAGTATAGCAAAATGGATGAATTCCCGAGAGAAACCGGGACACAACATAACAGGCGTTTACGAAAAACTTCATTTTGTTGATGCATTTAAGGTTCAGAAAAAAATTATACCGGATTTAACCCGGGCTCTAATTATTTCAGATAATTCTCCCACAGGGACGGCTGTGTTAAAGCAGATCGAGCGTGAGTTAGCTGAAGAACCAATAGATATTATTTTTGATATTGAGATAGCTTCATCGTGGGAGAATTACGAAGATATTATTTTAAAAGGGTGTTCTGATCCTGCTATAGGGACGATATATCCGGCAGCAACTCTCTTAAAAGATAAAAACAATGTTACGCATTCTACTTCAGAAATCATTAGCTGGACTATTAAAAATTGTCGAAAACCTGGGCTTCAGGTGAACTATGCTTTTGTACAGCTAGGTATGCTTGGCGGTGCCGGGGTTGATTTTATTTCAATGGGACGGCAAGCGGGACGAATGGTTGTTTTGATTTTAAATGGAGAGAGGGCCGGAGAGCTTCCTGTCGAAGACGCAAAGAGGTATGCTCTTGTTTTTAATCTTAAAAGAGCCGAAGAGCTGGGAATAACTATTCCCAATGATGTCTTAATGGCTTCAGATGCTATCTACAGGTAA
- a CDS encoding substrate-binding periplasmic protein codes for MISFHRRKILRAICKIIFITVILSISATGGSYAKEIQKEKIVILFGHRFPPFYSINKSNESSQNLKGLFIDILENFTKSHPQYKLEYKCLPRERINKVLAAENADAFALTDPMFVSKEINSKFAPSLPLWKIGDHLLVRKNSDIIDNNIEDLRGKRIAVLHGNGYGPLDEYFDKGIIHKHSVYRTSQILELITKRRVEGAICNEMTLPKLMNRTSHSINSFRIIEKPLYEYNLHLLIKRSKTDFLEDFNIFITKNKIPTIKHTVQHK; via the coding sequence ATGATATCCTTTCATCGAAGAAAAATATTAAGAGCAATATGTAAAATAATTTTTATAACTGTAATATTATCTATTTCTGCTACTGGCGGATCTTATGCCAAAGAGATTCAAAAAGAAAAAATCGTTATTTTGTTCGGTCATAGATTTCCGCCATTCTATTCAATCAACAAGAGCAACGAATCCAGCCAAAATCTTAAAGGGCTTTTCATAGACATATTAGAAAATTTTACAAAGAGCCATCCACAATACAAGCTTGAATACAAATGCCTACCCCGAGAACGAATTAATAAAGTTCTCGCAGCAGAAAATGCAGACGCTTTCGCATTGACGGACCCGATGTTTGTCTCAAAAGAAATTAACAGCAAATTTGCTCCTTCACTCCCTTTATGGAAGATCGGAGACCATTTGCTGGTAAGAAAGAATTCGGACATTATAGACAATAATATTGAAGACTTAAGAGGAAAACGAATAGCAGTACTGCACGGTAATGGCTATGGGCCATTGGATGAATATTTTGATAAAGGCATAATACACAAGCACTCTGTCTATCGCACATCGCAAATACTTGAACTGATCACAAAGCGGAGAGTTGAAGGCGCCATATGCAATGAAATGACCTTACCGAAACTTATGAACCGGACCAGCCATTCCATTAATTCATTTCGTATTATAGAAAAACCACTTTACGAATATAATTTGCACCTACTCATAAAAAGAAGCAAAACTGACTTTCTAGAAGATTTTAATATATTCATTACAAAAAATAAAATTCCTACCATTAAACATACTGTTCAACACAAATAA
- the lpxK gene encoding tetraacyldisaccharide 4'-kinase has product MSFLRTAQNILSPVLAPAGYAYGSVMACRAKLYNRDSFTRFNPACPCISVGNIGSGGSGKTPLAGWLLAWANSLGMQSVLLSRGYGASPSKLPYLVTAESPVEESGDEPLMLASENPYARVVVDPIRIRSGKWATDQFKPDLMVLDDGFQHMAVRRDLDFVLMTPDDFSDGWNKVIPRGTWREGQNALGRADVFFVKSPAGDFNSMKDLIKDRLGKYKKPVFQFNLQAEGLRLLNGEDSLPFGNDKYLLVSGIGKPEQFSRDSSEFMGQIASEHMIFKDHHPYNAQDVKMIRQKAVQVGAVKIICTPKDAVKLRKLGCDEFYTINLHVEFEESIFFDGTKSCTSNVSPVSFADWWNRERLAQAYQSRNRQK; this is encoded by the coding sequence ATGTCTTTTTTACGTACCGCGCAAAATATTTTAAGTCCTGTTCTTGCCCCTGCCGGGTATGCTTACGGCTCTGTGATGGCTTGCCGTGCAAAGCTTTACAATAGAGATTCTTTCACCCGTTTTAATCCTGCATGTCCGTGTATCTCTGTAGGAAATATCGGGTCCGGCGGTAGCGGCAAAACTCCCTTGGCAGGCTGGCTTTTAGCTTGGGCAAATAGTCTGGGAATGCAGTCTGTGCTTCTTAGCCGCGGTTACGGAGCATCTCCTTCAAAGCTTCCTTATCTGGTCACAGCTGAAAGTCCCGTAGAAGAATCCGGAGACGAGCCTTTGATGCTTGCTTCTGAAAATCCTTATGCACGGGTTGTTGTTGATCCTATTCGTATTCGTTCAGGTAAATGGGCGACTGATCAATTTAAACCGGATTTAATGGTGCTTGATGACGGATTTCAGCATATGGCTGTCCGGCGTGATCTGGATTTTGTTTTAATGACACCGGATGATTTTAGTGATGGATGGAATAAAGTTATTCCGCGCGGAACATGGCGCGAAGGTCAAAATGCACTTGGGCGGGCAGATGTCTTTTTTGTTAAAAGTCCGGCTGGCGATTTCAATTCCATGAAAGATCTTATAAAAGATAGACTCGGTAAATATAAAAAACCTGTTTTCCAATTCAATCTGCAAGCCGAGGGACTTAGACTTTTGAATGGTGAAGATTCTCTTCCGTTTGGTAATGATAAGTATTTGCTGGTTTCAGGCATCGGTAAACCTGAACAGTTCAGTAGAGACAGCAGTGAATTTATGGGTCAAATCGCTTCAGAACATATGATATTTAAGGACCATCATCCGTATAATGCACAGGATGTTAAGATGATCAGGCAGAAAGCCGTGCAAGTCGGCGCTGTAAAAATAATATGCACTCCGAAAGATGCAGTTAAGCTTCGTAAATTAGGTTGCGACGAATTTTATACAATTAACCTGCATGTAGAATTTGAAGAATCAATTTTCTTTGACGGAACCAAATCTTGTACTTCCAATGTCAGCCCGGTCAGCTTTGCCGACTGGTGGAACAGAGAAAGGCTTGCACAAGCTTATCAAAGTAGAAACAGACAAAAATAA